A single genomic interval of Exiguobacterium sp. BMC-KP harbors:
- a CDS encoding DUF4352 domain-containing protein: MKKGLKWAGIIVIGAVILGNLGDDEEQAAPEKKVEVEQEAVKSEAKPVKAKAVAKPVKKTYGVNDQVKVGKLTYVVNDVKMVDTLSNVLGEKKTSGQFLVIGLTILNGDKEERFVDSNMFKVNVGDTEYSADTELDLYANEDGMGFFLETINPNIEKTGNIVFELPKQVKNPMLEVSSGFGWAGGQSKEIQLTQ; encoded by the coding sequence ATGAAAAAAGGATTGAAGTGGGCAGGAATTATCGTGATCGGCGCAGTTATTCTCGGGAATCTAGGAGATGACGAAGAACAAGCAGCACCGGAGAAAAAAGTAGAAGTCGAACAAGAAGCAGTCAAATCAGAAGCAAAACCAGTGAAGGCAAAAGCAGTTGCAAAACCGGTCAAGAAAACGTACGGGGTGAATGATCAGGTAAAGGTCGGGAAACTGACGTACGTCGTCAACGACGTCAAGATGGTCGATACGTTGTCGAACGTTCTCGGAGAAAAGAAAACATCAGGACAATTTTTAGTCATCGGTCTGACGATTCTAAACGGAGATAAGGAAGAGCGATTCGTCGACAGCAACATGTTTAAAGTCAATGTCGGCGATACGGAATACTCAGCCGATACGGAACTCGATCTTTATGCGAATGAAGACGGGATGGGCTTCTTCTTAGAGACGATCAACCCGAATATCGAGAAAACCGGCAACATCGTCTTTGAATTACCGAAACAGGTGAAAAATCCGATGCTTGAAGTCTCGTCTGGCTTTGGCTGGGCAGGTGGACAATCAAAAGAGATTCAATTGACACAGTAA
- a CDS encoding nucleotidyltransferase domain-containing protein, translating into MHQLHAIEQLVARLKQDPAVEAIFLKGSFGRGEEDVHSDIDLYCLVSEERQTTFLSRRLSHLSAYRSIIWKDEIDIIAPQMIVVYDDLLHIDLFTVTLDSLNHKDQLRVLYDPQEQLTDFTDTCDLTLSAQEATDEAIDAVWFLFQYKKAAARGNDLWAVEMLRSALIKFAKVLLHHHAPERAQLGLKTIPTTLPDHPRLALEAIYDVLTPATHAEAAQRYLACLETERNTLDQTLASHPETLALLDRLTPELSIQQSGR; encoded by the coding sequence ATGCATCAACTTCATGCAATCGAGCAACTGGTTGCTCGACTCAAACAAGATCCTGCAGTCGAAGCCATCTTCTTGAAAGGATCCTTCGGACGGGGAGAAGAAGATGTCCATTCAGACATCGATCTATACTGTCTCGTCTCGGAAGAACGTCAAACAACATTCTTATCGCGTCGTTTGTCCCACCTTTCTGCCTATCGTTCAATCATCTGGAAAGATGAGATCGATATCATCGCGCCGCAGATGATCGTCGTCTATGATGATCTGCTACATATTGATTTATTCACGGTGACGCTTGATTCGCTGAACCATAAGGATCAATTGCGTGTCTTGTATGATCCACAAGAACAGTTGACGGACTTTACCGATACTTGCGACTTAACACTTTCTGCTCAAGAAGCGACCGATGAAGCAATCGATGCTGTCTGGTTCTTGTTCCAATATAAAAAAGCAGCAGCTCGCGGAAATGACTTATGGGCAGTCGAGATGCTCCGTAGCGCCTTAATCAAGTTCGCAAAAGTCTTACTCCATCATCATGCTCCTGAACGAGCTCAACTTGGATTAAAGACGATTCCGACGACATTGCCAGACCATCCACGCCTTGCTCTTGAAGCAATCTACGACGTCCTGACACCCGCAACGCATGCTGAAGCGGCTCAACGTTATCTAGCATGTCTAGAGACTGAACGGAACACGCTCGACCAGACGCTCGCCTCTCATCCAGAGACGCTCGCTTTACTCGATCGATTAACGCCTGAACTCTCGATCCAACAATCAGGACGGTAA
- a CDS encoding winged helix-turn-helix transcriptional regulator yields the protein MEETPSCRVETALEILTGKWKPSILLVLITHGTLRFSELKRQLPNITQKMLTAQLRELELNDIVHREIYQEVPPRVEYSLTDYGRTLIPVLDAINAWGEQHVIHLEQKEKLASASQ from the coding sequence ATGGAAGAGACACCAAGCTGTCGCGTCGAGACAGCGCTCGAAATCTTGACCGGAAAATGGAAGCCGTCGATTTTACTCGTCTTGATCACACACGGAACGCTCCGCTTCAGTGAACTAAAGCGACAATTGCCAAACATTACGCAAAAGATGCTGACGGCTCAACTGCGTGAACTCGAACTGAACGATATCGTCCATCGCGAGATTTATCAGGAAGTTCCCCCCCGCGTCGAGTACTCGCTGACGGATTATGGTCGGACGCTTATCCCGGTTCTTGACGCCATCAATGCATGGGGCGAACAGCACGTCATTCATCTTGAACAGAAAGAAAAATTAGCATCGGCCTCTCAATGA